TCAGTGTGGGTTATTTCTGGCAGAGACCAGAAGTTTTTGGATAAATGGCTCGGTACCAACAAGAAGATCTCGTTCAGTGCTGAACATGGCTGTTTCCTCAAGGAGGCCGAAGGAACTGGAGAATGGCAGGATCTCGTAGCCAGCATCGACATGTCTTGGCAGAAAGTAGTAGCTGAAATCTTCAATAACTACACCGAACGAACTCAAGGTTCGTCTGTAGAACACAAACGGGCTGCTCTGACCTGGCATTACCGTCGAGCCGACCCTGATTTTGGAGCTCTACAAGCGCAGCATCTCCGTAACCACCTCGAGCAGTCGGTTGTGCCATACTACGACGTTGATGTCATGGCCGGCAAAGCCAATATCGAAGTACGACCCAGCCAATTCAACAAAGGCGAGATTGTCAAACGGATCATGGCCGAGTACGACGATTCCAACCATCCCCAGCTGGTGTTCTGCGTTGGCGACGACTCCACCGACGAAGACATGTTCCGGGCACTCGAAAACTACTCAGCCGAAGACGGCGTCTTCTCGGTCACGGTCGGCCCGCCCTCCAAAATGACGGTCGCCTCGTACCACCTGCTCGACCCAGCCCAGGTCCTCGACAGTCTAAGTGCATTATTCTAgcaatatataaatattaatatactCGGATATCCGTGTCCGGGGcccgctgcctccggcggctggggcttcgccccagaccccactgctcctctcgcttcgctcgagtcggttccgtctCGGTCCCcaccatctcctgcgaagcaggagcaaccagggtctggggcggagccccagccgccggaggcatgtgtCTCCCCTCAATAGGCGGCCTGGATGTCGGGTGATTTGAGTCCAGGGATCCGAGACATGGTGATGCCCAGCTGGCGgagtgctgctgccatttCGCCGAACCCGTTGAGAACACGCAGTCGCCACATGTATTCGGTGATTTCCGAGCGGTAGAAAGCTTGTTCGTCTTTGGTTGTGGCGGTTACGAAGAGGAGAGCCGCGAAGGAGCCGATAAGGGCGAAGTTGGCTGAGGCCGAGAAGTGCCAGAACGATTGCATGTGTTCGGGACGGAGACCGCGTACAAACTCCATGGCAGCCAGGAGCCGGGCTTTGCCTGCCTCGCGACACACTTCGGTCAGTTCTTGTGGCGAGTCTTTTGTTAGTGAGCGAATGATGCGTCGGTGAAGGGTGATTTCGGCTCCGAAATATGCTAGATGTAATCCGCCGTGAGCAGACAGTTGACGTGGTTTGGCGCTGTTGATTTGTAGTGACTCGGGAAGGCCGAGGTACCAGCGACGGAGCTTGATTTGGATCGGTTTGGCTACTTCCAGAATCTCTTCGGTGTCGCGAATTAGTGCCTTGGATTTGTAGGTGAAAAGGGTATCGATAATCTCGTTGACGATTTGGCTCAATGTTATCATTTCAATAAATACCTGGCCAGGCTGGTCGGTTGATAGCACTGGTGAGGTGATGGAGTCTTCGGGAATTGGTGTCTCGGCAGCTGAACTGGCTCCGCTAGTGCTATCATCACCGTCTTGTCGCGATGATTTACTGGCGAAATCATCTGGTGTTAGTTTTGCAACCAGCCAGTAGTTGTCGGAAATGTGTGATGGTTGTGCTTCAATGAGCGATAACCACTTGTCTAGAAGATATACAGCCCATGCTAGACGTTTGCGTAAACCACGCTCCCATTTGGGCACTTTCCAGTTCTGACAGTCTAGACCCAGTCCGATTCGTTCAGCACATGGGACGACCTGTGAACAGATAAGCCAGTGACGGTCATCACTGGGTTTACACTGTACCAGCAGAATACCGGCTTGCACGACGGGGATCTTGGGATGGCCACATACTTTGTGGAAACTTTCTACTGCGAGCTGATATAGTTTGGCAGTGATATCTGGCTTGGGCAGAGACGATAGATTCACGTCGTAATACCACCATTTCAAAGCCAGAATGTACACAGCAGCTAACAGGCATGGAACAAACTCTCGGTGCGTTCGCGAATATTTCTCTAGGAATACGTCTTTATCGAGTACTGGGAAGTATGGATGAACAGTTCGAAAGTAGAGATCAATTAACTGCTTTCCGTAGGGAGTAGTGAGTTTCTCTATTTCGTCGACATCTTCAACCGACTCCTGAGGTCCATCATCTGTAGATAGAATAAATACTGCTCCTGGACCAGCTCGCCGTAGTGATATATTGCCCGGTAATTCTGCTTCGTCCTTTTTATCAAAGTTCCCAGAGTCTAATAGCACATTGTCGTATACAGATGTATCTCCTACATACACAGCAGATTTAGGATACTGCAGTCCCAAAGTCTTTTTTAGGAGTGAATGTCCTCGTATACTGGCGTAGTCCTGAACTGGGTTGATATATCGTGATTGTTCAGCCGCTGGTTCGGCAGCGATTTCCGTCACTGTCGTGTTTATTTTGGCCCTTTTATTAGCATTAGATGAGTCTCCTGAGGCATTTGCCGAGTTATTATTTGATGCAGACCCGAAATTGGCGTCCTTGGCTGTACTACTAGTATTTCGTTTTCGAGACCTGGGTCCTTCAATAAACGTACATGCAATGCCATTGACTTGACAGGTTAAACAAGTGTTTGATCCATCTGCCATAATACACCCTGATTTTCGCCGCCGACATTCGTCACATGGTCTCATTTTCATAAATTTAGGATTTTTCGCTGGTGCTGTAGGcatgccagatcctgtTGATGGCCCCAGAGCCTGGGTCTGGTTGGCCAGTTCAGGAGGTGATTGTTGTATTGTACCACTACTACCATCTGAAGGAGGATTATCCAGAATATAACCTCTATTGCCAGATCCATTAGCCGAGTTATTACGGACACCAGGAGGTGAATTGCCCATTCCCACGGTTATAGATCCATCTGGAGATATCATTGATCCCTCTAAAATATATGGAAATACATTTGTATTGGACAAGTATTCCTGTTTCATTCTCTGTGGAGACACCGCTGATGTATCGTTAAAGTTCGAAGACATCTGTGAAGAGTCACCAAGTgactgttgctgttgcagCTGCCCATCTATATCCACTTTTATATCCTCATATGTATCAAGATATTCCTGCATTTCAACTATAAAAAATTGACGAGTCGACCCTGTGTAAACCGGTGGTTCAAAAATAGTCAGCAACTAAAAAAGTACCTGCAGTCTGCTGGATAAATCCGTTTCTACGCAATCAAATCGTGAAATGTCATCTAAAAATATAGAGTAGCCAAATCTGACTGTGAGTGATCCATGCAGGTCGTTACATAGATAAGAGTTGAACTCGGCCTGATAGGGTATTTTCGTCGTATCACAGCATCGACACCGATACCGGCCCTGCGGCATTCTGATTGCGACCCCCCATGCTATTAAAGGTCGCTTAACAGTTGGGATCGGCTTTTTTCAATATATGCAATATATGCAATATAGCGATACTACGCGTTTGATCCAACGCGTGTGAATATATTCAATATCCAGGTGCAGATAATTCATCTTGACCGACTCACTTTTAATCAACATAAATCACGATACTCCACCTATAATGGCCACCCAGGGAGAATCATCGAAACAGGGGGCTTTGGCTACTGCCGTTCCAAGCAGTGTTCTCGAAAACGGACTGCAATTGCCTTGGTaggttctgcctccggcggctggggctccgccccagaccccgttgctcctctcgcttcgctcgagtcgtttcgtggGCGGTCCCTGATTAGTTTTTCTTTGGGATTGCTGGGTGATATGAGCTGTGCAATCTGGtcgtttttgattttttggaGTTTTAGGATGACGGATCTGAATTGTGATCTGAGACTAACATTGATAGGGTTGAGAAGTACAGACCAGTGTACTTGGACGATGTCGTCGGTAATATAGAAACCATTGAGAGGTTAAAAATTATCGCCCGTGATGGTAATATGCCTCATCTCATCATCTCTGGAATGCCTGGTATTGGTAAAACTACGTCAGTTCTGTGTCTGGCGAGAACGCTGCTGGGAGATACATATAAAGAGGCAGTTCTGGAACTGAATGCATCTGACGAACGTGGTATCGATGTTGTTCGTGGTAGAATCAAGGCTTTTGCTCAGAAGAAAATCAATCTACCACCAGGGAGACAGAAGATTGTTATTCTTGATGAGGCAGATTCAATGACTCCTGGTGCTCAACAAGCTCTCAGAAGAACTATGGAGATCTATTCAAATACCACCCGTTTTGCCTTTGCATGTAACCAGTCCAACAAAATCATTGAACCTTTACAGTCCCGATGTGCCATTCTACGGTATACCCGATTGACTGATGAACAAGTGTTAAAAAGATTGCTTCAAGTCATTGATGCCGAGGGGGTCAAGTACTCAGACGACGGACTAAGTGCATTACTATTCACTGCCGAGGGCGATATGCGACAGGCTCTGAACAATTTACAAAGTACCTGGTCTGGATTCGGGTTTGTCAGCGGTGACAATGTATTTAAAGTAGTGGACTCACCACACCCACTGGCTGTCCAACGAATGATCCAGGCCTGCACCCAATACAACATTGATGGCGCTCTCGAGGAGCTCAACACCCTGTGGGACAAGGGCTACAGTGCTGTCGACATCATTGCTACCATGTTCCGAGTAACGAAAAGTCTTCCTGACGTGTCCGAGGGCGATAGGCTCGAGTACATCAAAGAAATCGGGTTCACCCACATGCGCATCCTCGACGGAGTCGGCACCTTCCTTCAGATCGCAGGCTGTCTGGCCCGACTCGCCAAACTGTCGACCAAATCAAAAGCATAGACACATTATTTAATTCTactgtattttttttaggGTTATgtcgctgcctccggcggctggggctccgccccggaccccgctgctcctctcgcttcgctcgagtcgtttcgtcgacgggcccagcaatctcctgcgaagcaggagctacggggtctggggcagc
This is a stretch of genomic DNA from Sugiyamaella lignohabitans strain CBS 10342 chromosome C, complete sequence. It encodes these proteins:
- the DAL81 gene encoding Dal81p (Positive regulator of genes in multiple nitrogen degradation pathways; contains DNA binding domain but does not appear to bind the dodecanucleotide sequence present in the promoter region of many genes involved in allantoin catabolism; GO_component: GO:0005634 - nucleus [Evidence IEA,IEA,IEA]; GO_component: GO:0005634 - nucleus [Evidence IC] [PMID 20581295]; GO_function: GO:0003677 - DNA binding [Evidence IEA,IEA]; GO_function: GO:0001128 - RNA polymerase II transcription coactivator activity involved in preinitiation complex assembly [Evidence IDA,IMP] [PMID 21515579]; GO_function: GO:0001190 - RNA polymerase II transcription factor binding transcription factor activity involved in positive regulation of transcription [Evidence IPI] [PMID 10906145]; GO_function: GO:0001190 - RNA polymerase II transcription factor binding transcription factor activity involved in positive regulation of transcription [Evidence IMP] [PMID 17603098]; GO_function: GO:0001135 - RNA polymerase II transcription factor recruiting transcription factor activity [Evidence IDA,IMP] [PMID 21515579]; GO_function: GO:0046872 - metal ion binding [Evidence IEA]; GO_function: GO:0000981 - sequence-specific DNA binding RNA polymerase II transcription factor activity [Evidence IEA]; GO_function: GO:0008270 - zinc ion binding [Evidence IEA]; GO_process: GO:0001080 - nitrogen catabolite activation of transcription from RNA polymerase II promoter [Evidence IPI] [PMID 10906145]; GO_process: GO:0001080 - nitrogen catabolite activation of transcription from RNA polymerase II promoter [Evidence IMP] [PMID 7899074]; GO_process: GO:1901717 - positive regulation of gamma-aminobutyric acid catabolic process [Evidence IMP] [PMID 2406136]; GO_process: GO:1901714 - positive regulation of urea catabolic process [Evidence IMP] [PMID 2406136]; GO_process: GO:0006355 - regulation of transcription, DNA-templated [Evidence IEA,IEA]; GO_process: GO:0006366 - transcription from RNA polymerase II promoter [Evidence IEA]; GO_process: GO:0006351 - transcription, DNA-templated [Evidence IEA,IEA]); translation: MQEYLDTYEDIKVDIDGQLQQQQSLGDSSQMSSNFNDTSAVSPQRMKQEYLSNTNVFPYILEGSMISPDGSITVGMGNSPPGVRNNSANGSGNRGYILDNPPSDGSSGTIQQSPPELANQTQALGPSTGSGMPTAPAKNPKFMKMRPCDECRRRKSGCIMADGSNTCLTCQVNGIACTFIEGPRSRKRNTSSTAKDANFGSASNNNSANASGDSSNANKRAKINTTVTEIAAEPAAEQSRYINPVQDYASIRGHSLLKKTLGLQYPKSAVYVGDTSVYDNVLLDSGNFDKKDEAELPGNISLRRAGPGAVFILSTDDGPQESVEDVDEIEKLTTPYGKQLIDLYFRTVHPYFPVLDKDVFLEKYSRTHREFVPCLLAAVYILALKWWYYDVNLSSLPKPDITAKLYQLAVESFHKVCGHPKIPVVQAGILLVQCKPSDDRHWLICSQVVPCAERIGLGLDCQNWKVPKWERGLRKRLAWAVYLLDKWLSLIEAQPSHISDNYWLVAKLTPDDFASKSSRQDGDDSTSGASSAAETPIPEDSITSPVLSTDQPGQVFIEMITLSQIVNEIIDTLFTYKSKALIRDTEEILEVAKPIQIKLRRWYLGLPESLQINSAKPRQLSAHGGLHLAYFGAEITLHRRIIRSLTKDSPQELTEVCREAGKARLLAAMEFVRGLRPEHMQSFWHFSASANFALIGSFAALLFVTATTKDEQAFYRSEITEYMWRLRVLNGFGEMAAALRQLGITMSRIPGLKSPDIQAAY
- the RFC4 gene encoding replication factor C subunit 4 (Subunit of heteropentameric Replication factor C (RF-C); which is a DNA binding protein and ATPase that acts as a clamp loader of the proliferating cell nuclear antigen (PCNA) processivity factor for DNA polymerases delta and epsilon; relocalizes to the cytosol in response to hypoxia; GO_component: GO:0031390 - Ctf18 RFC-like complex [Evidence IPI] [PMID 11389843]; GO_component: GO:0005663 - DNA replication factor C complex [Evidence IDA,ISS] [PMID 8063832]; GO_component: GO:0031391 - Elg1 RFC-like complex [Evidence IPI] [PMID 12909721]; GO_component: GO:0031391 - Elg1 RFC-like complex [Evidence IPI] [PMID 12912927]; GO_component: GO:0031389 - Rad17 RFC-like complex [Evidence IDA] [PMID 12604797]; GO_component: GO:0005829 - cytosol [Evidence IDA] [PMID 22932476]; GO_component: GO:0005634 - nucleus [Evidence IEA,IEA]; GO_component: GO:0005634 - nucleus [Evidence IDA] [PMID 22932476]; GO_function: GO:0005524 - ATP binding [Evidence IEA,IEA]; GO_function: GO:0003677 - DNA binding [Evidence IEA,IEA]; GO_function: GO:0003689 - DNA clamp loader activity [Evidence IDA] [PMID 12604797]; GO_function: GO:0003689 - DNA clamp loader activity [Evidence IDA] [PMID 8995429]; GO_function: GO:0017111 - nucleoside-triphosphatase activity [Evidence IEA]; GO_function: GO:0000166 - nucleotide binding [Evidence IEA,IEA]; GO_process: GO:0006260 - DNA replication [Evidence IEA,IEA]; GO_process: GO:0007049 - cell cycle [Evidence IEA]; GO_process: GO:0006272 - leading strand elongation [Evidence IDA] [PMID 1346062]; GO_process: GO:0006298 - mismatch repair [Evidence TAS] [PMID 10072354]; GO_process: GO:0007062 - sister chromatid cohesion [Evidence IPI] [PMID 11389843]) — its product is MPGIGKTTSVLCLARTLLGDTYKEAVLELNASDERGIDVVRGRIKAFAQKKINLPPGRQKIVILDEADSMTPGAQQALRRTMEIYSNTTRFAFACNQSNKIIEPLQSRCAILRYTRLTDEQVLKRLLQVIDAEGVKYSDDGLSALLFTAEGDMRQALNNLQSTWSGFGFVSGDNVFKVVDSPHPLAVQRMIQACTQYNIDGALEELNTLWDKGYSAVDIIATMFRVTKSLPDVSEGDRLEYIKEIGFTHMRILDGVGTFLQIAGCLARLAKLSTKSKA